The genomic interval ATGGATGTCGAATGGGGAGAACGGGATCGGGCGGCTTCGGGTTTCGCCCGGCGGCCCATCCGAACTGCATGTCTCACACGGAGTCAACGGAGTCAACAGAGAACCCCTTCTGTTCTCCGTTGACTCCGTTGACTCCGTGTGATGCTTTTCTCTTTAGTCGCCCATCGCCAGCGCGGCCTCCGGCGCTTCGGCGCGAGGCGCAGGGGCGATGGAGTACGCCAGGGGGCGCCGCCAGATCACCCGGCGCACGCGCCAGGCGAGCAGCACGCTCACCACCATCAGCGACGCCACCAGCCCGGTCCAGATCCCCACGTGCCGCAGCGGGGTGTGGAAGCCGAGCAGGTACGCCACCGGCAGCCCCACCGCCCAGTAGCCGACCACGGTGAGCAGCATCGGCGCGCGGGTGTCGGCGGCGGCGCGCAGCACCATCAGCCCGGTGACCTGCGCCCCGTCGAACACCTGGAAGAGCGCGGCCATGAAGAGCAGCTGCGCGCCGTAGGCCACCACCCCCGGGTCCTTCGTGAAGAGGCCGATCAGCGCCTCGGGAACGGCCAGGAACAGCACGGCGCACAGGCCCATGAAGCCCAGGCTGAGCCCGTAGGTGACCAGCACCGCCCGCCGGACCGCCCGCGGGTTCCGGGCGCCGATGTGGTGCCCCACCCGGATCGACCCGCCCAGGCTGACCCCCGCGCCCACCATGAAGGTGCCCGAGGCCAGGTTCATGGTCACCTGGTGCGCGGCGAGCTGCACCGCGCCCAGCCACCCCATCATCACGGCGGCGAGCGCGAAGATCCCCACCTCGGCCGCCATGGTGGCCCCCACCGGCACGCCGATCGAGACGATGCGGCGGATGCGCGCCCACACCGGCCTGAGGCTCTCGCGCCCGAAGGGGGTGAGGTCCGCCCGCCGGGCCATGTAGACGACCAGCGCGGCCAGCATGCACCAGCGCACCAGCGTGGTGGCGAGCCCCGACCCCATCACCCCCAGCGGCGCGACCACGCCGGGGACGCCGTAGATCAGCGCCCAGTCGCCCAGCGCGTTGACGACGAGCCCCAGGAAGGAGAGGACCATGGCCACGCGCGTGATCCCCATCCCCTCCAGGTACTGCCGGAAGGCCACGAAGAACAGCGTGGGCGCCACGCCGCCCGACAGGGCCAGCAGGAAGTCGCCCGCGCCGTCGGCCACCGCGGGCGCCTGCCCGAGCAGGTGCGCCAGCGGCCGGCCCGCGGCCGTCACCGCCGTGATCGGCAGCGCCAGGAGCGCGGCCACCCAGAGTCCCTGCACCAGCACGCGGCGGCACTCGGCGCGGTCGCCGGCGCCGAACGCCTGGCTCACCAGCGGCCCCATCCCCAGCACCGTGCCGGTGCACAGCACGATGGTGACGATGTGGAACGAGGCGGCCACCGCCACGCCCGCCAGCGCCTCGGGCCCCAGCGGGGCCACCATCAGCGTGTCGGTGAGGGTCATCCCGATCGCCGCGAGCTGGCTCACGACGATCGGGCCGGCCAGGCGCAGGAGCCGCCCGGCCTCGTGCGCGAAGAGGATCCCGCGCCGCCGCCGGCCCGGGGCGGCCGCGGCGCGGGGGCGCCAGGGAAGGGCGCCGGGCGAGGCCCGGAGCCTCGCGTTCAGGAAAGCCATGCGCGACATGAAGATACCATCCTCCGGACCGGAGCGGCACCCCGCCCGGTCCTCCTCGGTCATTGTGGTGGATGCGCACCCGGCCTCCCGCTCTCGCGGGTGCGCGCTCAATCGTCCTGCATCGAACTCCCCCGGACCCGCGGGATCGCGGATCAGGGCTTCGCACCGCCGGAAGTCGCTCTCATC from Longimicrobium sp. carries:
- a CDS encoding MATE family efflux transporter, with the translated sequence MSRMAFLNARLRASPGALPWRPRAAAAPGRRRRGILFAHEAGRLLRLAGPIVVSQLAAIGMTLTDTLMVAPLGPEALAGVAVAASFHIVTIVLCTGTVLGMGPLVSQAFGAGDRAECRRVLVQGLWVAALLALPITAVTAAGRPLAHLLGQAPAVADGAGDFLLALSGGVAPTLFFVAFRQYLEGMGITRVAMVLSFLGLVVNALGDWALIYGVPGVVAPLGVMGSGLATTLVRWCMLAALVVYMARRADLTPFGRESLRPVWARIRRIVSIGVPVGATMAAEVGIFALAAVMMGWLGAVQLAAHQVTMNLASGTFMVGAGVSLGGSIRVGHHIGARNPRAVRRAVLVTYGLSLGFMGLCAVLFLAVPEALIGLFTKDPGVVAYGAQLLFMAALFQVFDGAQVTGLMVLRAAADTRAPMLLTVVGYWAVGLPVAYLLGFHTPLRHVGIWTGLVASLMVVSVLLAWRVRRVIWRRPLAYSIAPAPRAEAPEAALAMGD